The proteins below are encoded in one region of Triticum aestivum cultivar Chinese Spring chromosome 1B, IWGSC CS RefSeq v2.1, whole genome shotgun sequence:
- the LOC123107976 gene encoding uncharacterized protein translates to MDRERKELRKRRTSGHLRYPELKRQKQRNPYVAARSTSPDCNFWDNRQKELYDQFCHEKKVFKHRFVEWSDIADAETCPFDLSTKYEDLGLKGLTSNNPSWVWNEDVVRQFYGTLYVDPDRREMHFMIGSQHCFATKEDLEKALLIEPRAGSLVLHTWDDFDVYSLFRVPNPDIGLVRDLKTEVDLIQRINRHTIFPKSGNRGGCTTMLLKLAYAIYHGKQFDIAHFLLSEMCEAIDTVNHALPYAPLIFCLLRHLKCDLTNIDTKCCLKKYSLHLASLNREQRAASAEHEVIEVQHQQPMSYSHQPPQPVNPEPVNPDSTVASNAQLSKLIEGLHEKVVKGFEAIEKRLYTMEVLFSVLSSEVSEMKACMLDPCHALNGDKQKRAQTEAHQGGDGPSAAADP, encoded by the coding sequence ATGGATAGGGAAAGGAAGGAGCTGAGGAAGAGGAGGACATCGGGCCATTTGAGGTATCCTGAACTTAAGAGGCAGAAGCAACGTAATCCTTATGTTGCTGCTAGATCTACCTCTCCTGACTGCAATTTCTGGGACAACAGACAAAAAGAGCTATATGATCAGTTCTGTCATGAGAAGAAAGTGTTTAAGCATAGATTTGTGGAGTGGTCGGATATAGCTGATGCTGAAACTTGCCCTTTTGATTTGTCCACTAAGTATGAGGATCTTGGTCTCAAAGGTCTAACCAGCAACAATCCATCTTGGGTTTGGAATGAAGACGTCGTGAGACAATTTTATGGCACCCTTTACGTGGATCCTGATCGCAGGGAAATGCATTTCATGATAGGCTCACAGCATTGTTTTGCTACCAAGGAAGATCTTGAAAAGGCCTTGCTGATTGAGCCTAGAGCTGGCAGCCTTGTTTTGCACACATGGGATGATTTTGATGTTTATTCTCTCTTTCGAGTACCTAATCCCGACATTGGTCTAGTTAGAGATCTTAAAACTGAAGTTGATCTCATCCAAAGGATAAATCGACATACAATTTTTCCTAAATCAGGAAATCGAGGTGGATGCACCACCATGCTTCTCAAGCTTGCCTATGCCATTTACCACGGAAAGCAGTTTGACATTGCTCATTTCCTCCTCAGTGAGATGTGTGAGGCCATTGATACTGTAAATCATGCACTGCCATATGCACCTCTTATATTTTGTCTTCTTCGCCATCTGAAGTGTGACCTTACAAACATTGATACCAAATGCTGCCTCAAGAAGTACTCCCTGCACCTTGCAAGCTTGAATCGTGAACAACGTGCTGCCTCAGCTGAGCATGAAGTTATAGAGGTGCAGCACCAGCAGCCCATGTCCTATTCTCATCAGCCACCGCAACCAGTTAATCCTGAACCAGTTAATCCTGATTCAACGGTTGCCAGCAATGCTCAACTTTCAAAACTGATAGAGGGGTTGCACGAGAAAGTTGTGAAAGGATTCGAGGCAATTGAGAAGCGACTTTACACAATGGAGGTTCTCTTCTCAGTCTTATCTTCAGAAGTTAGTGAGATGAAAGCTTGTATGCTTGATCCTTGTCATGCGCTGAACGGCGACAAACAAAAAAGGGCACAAACTGAAGCTCATCAAGGTGGCGATGGTCCTTCTGCAGCAGCTGATCCATAG